One segment of Primulina tabacum isolate GXHZ01 chromosome 6, ASM2559414v2, whole genome shotgun sequence DNA contains the following:
- the LOC142550062 gene encoding uncharacterized protein LOC142550062 — protein MTINSYQWPFERSGVKRTAGVYVVDPITSLTAHVSALTTQIAAMNKVSTSEIEDPSTVAEEPSLPEEAQYINNRNFGGFGVYRGEGKTSFEDLVGTFVAESGKRMARTESRLDNMETHMGNMGATMKSLETQIGQSGKELEVQSPKERVESEKTVEEGETEGSKAEVEVEQPPVFKPTLLYPQRFKKKNLDGQFAKFLEIFKKIHIDIPFADALEQMQNYSKFIKDVMSMKRKLQEFETVKLTEECSAILQNKLLQKELELGEVKPTTITLQLADRSLTYPRGIVDGYMEEDHDAPLIFGRPFLATGRALIDVHKGTRDPLESSLIGAAGTVDEDNWEVKEQKVALEALQKEKRKDAPLEELNVNEKIERRLNPAMKEVMKNKVLKLLNAGEIYAISDSSWVSPVQVVPKNGGITVMVFQRCQEKNIVLNWEKCHFMVQEGIVLGHKVSSRGLEVDRAKAFEIIKKALVIAPIMVVPEWKEPFELMCDASDYAVGAVLGRRRKKLFRAIYWASRTMDGAQQNYTSTEKEMLAVVFVFDKFRPYLISTKLFEVNSLLPWFADIANFLSCGTLPPDLSHHQKMRFFHDVKFFLWDDPFVYKRCADQVIRRCMDGVEAHQILEQCHLSPYGGHFGATRTVAKVLQSDVDYDSKWVEAIATNTNDARVVAKFVNKNIFTSVKHKVTLAYHPQSNGQAEISNREIKQILEKTVNTNRKDWAIKLDDALWAYRTAFKTLIGIFRNIRKLQLSEMDEFRNEAYENAKIYKEQTKKWHDRIIVRRELKPEQQVLLFNSRLKLFPGKLKLHWSGPFVVETMHPHGAIELKCSDGRTFKVNGQRVRPYSGTEGRNIDIVNLSEPN, from the exons atgactatAAACAGTTACCAGTGGCCATTTGAGAGGTCAGGAGTGAAGAGGACAGCTGGAGTGTATGTTGTGGACCCTATTACATCACTCACTGCACATGTATCTGCATTAACCACACAAATAGCAGCGATGAATAAGGTGAGCACATCAGAAATTGAGGATCCATCGACTGTTGCAGAAGAACCATCTCTACCTGAAGAAGCTCAGTATATCAACAACCGAAATTTTGGTGGATTTGGAGTATATCGAG gggAAGGAAAGACTTCATTTGAGGATTTGGTAGGAACGTTTGTTGCCGAGTCTGGAAAAAGAATGGCAAGGACTGAGTCTCGTCTTGACAATATGGagactcacatgggaaatatgggtgccacaatgaaatcttTGGAGACACAAATTGGGCA GAGTGGAAAGGAATTGGAGGTACAAAGTCCCAAAGAGAGAGTGGAAAGTGAGAAGACAGTTGAAGAAGGTGAAACTGAGGGAtctaaagctgaagttgaagttgaacaacctccagtatTTAAGCCAACTCTTCTATACCCTCAgaggttcaaaaagaagaatTTGGATGGTCAGTTTGCAAAATTCTTagagattttcaagaagataCACATCGACataccatttgctgatgctCTGGAGCAAATGcaaaattattcaaaatttattaaagATGTGATGTCTATGAAGAGGAAGCTGCAAGAGTTTGAGACTGTGAAGCTGACTGAAGAGTGTAGTGCCATTCTTCAAAATAAACTACTACAAAa GGAACTGGAGCTTGGAGAGGTCAAACCAACCACTATCACCTTACAGCTTGCAGACAGAAGTCTCACGTATCCACGTGGGATCGTTGATGGAT ATATGGAAGAGGATCATGATGCTCCATTAATCTTTGGGAGACCATTCTTGGCTACTGGAAGGGCATTGATAGATGTGCATAAGG GAACTAGGGATCCTTTGGAGAGCTCTTTGATAGGTGCTGCAGGAACTGTTGATGAAGATAATTGGGAGGTGAAAGAGCAAAAGGTGGCTCTTGAGGCACTGcagaaagaaaagagaaaagatGCACCGCTTGAGGAGTTGAATGTAAATGAGAAAATTGAG aggAGGTTGAATCCAGCAATGAAGGAAGTTATGAAAAACAAGGTActaaaattgttaaatgctggtgaAATTTATGCCATTTCTGATAGTAGTTGGGTGTCTCCTGTACAAGTTGTGCCTAAAAATGGTGGAATaactgtg atggtTTTTCAG agatgccAGGAAAAGAACATAGTTCTTAACTGGGAGaaatgtcattttatggtccaagagggcaTTGTTCTcggacataaagtgtcttctagAGGATTAGAGGTAGATAGAGCTAAG GCATTTGAGATTATCAAGAAAGCATTAGTTATTGCACCGATTATGGTAGTACCCGAATGGAAGGAGCCTTTTgagctaatgtgtgatgcaagtgattatgcagtgggCGCTGTCTTGGGCCGAAGAAGGAAAAAGTTGTTTAGGGCAATTTACTGGGCAAGCCGCACAATGGATGGCGCACAGCAGAATTACACTTCTACTgagaaggagatgcttgcagtagtgttTGTTTTCGACAAATTCAGGCCCTATTTGATCAGCACAAAG CTGTTCGAGGTAAATTCTTTActcccttggtttgctgatattgcAAATTTTTTGTCTTGTGGTACACTTCCTCCAGATTTGAGCCATCATCAGAAAATGAGGTTTTTCCATGATGTCAAGTTTTTCTTGTGGGATGATCCATTTGTGTATAAGAGATGTGCTGACCAAGTTATAAGAAGATGCATGGATGGCGTCGAAGCGCACCAAATTCTGGAGCAATGCCATTTGTCACCttatggtggacattttggagcaaCACGAACAGtagctaaggtattgcaatctg atGTGGATTATGAttcgaaatgggtggaagcaatcgccaccaACACTAATGACGCTCGTGTTGTAGCTAAATTCGTGAATAAGAACATCTTCACCAG TGTGAAGCACAAGGTGAcactagcatatcatcctcaatcaAATGGACAAGCTGAAATATCCAACCGGGAGATTAAACAAATACTGGAGAAGACTGTCAACacaaaccggaaggattgggccATTAAGTTAGATGATGCATTGTGGGCCTATCGGACTGCATTCAAGACACttattgggat CTTCAGGAATATTAGAAAACTGCAGTTGAGTGAGATGGATGAATTTCGAAATGAAGCTTATGAGAATGCCAAGATTTACAAAGAACAAACCAAGAAATGGCATGACAGAATTATTGTGCGAAGAGAGCTCAAACCCGAACAACAAGTATTGTTATTCAATTCTCGTCTGAAGTTGTTTCCTGGTAAACTGAAATTGCATTGGTCAGGGCCATTTGTTGTGGAAACAATGCATCCTCATGGAGCTATCGAGCTAAAGTGCAGTGATGGAAGAACCTTCAAGGTGAATGGACAGCGGGTTAGGCCTTACTCTGGGACCGAAGGAAGGAATATCGACATTGTCAATTTGAGCGAACCAAACTGA